The Megalobrama amblycephala isolate DHTTF-2021 linkage group LG13, ASM1881202v1, whole genome shotgun sequence genome contains a region encoding:
- the zmp:0000000930 gene encoding telethonin gives MHCLSRKPRSYLLNSYSDFQETDEIARESYEATWLDLLMETRPEYKMTLVEKDSVRKESYESKQVVHFKVRRFPNQMIRMGREGEPMLEYRLPYRNILPIPIFVPRDATQPDVTREPSPSRIKSAMDTETSLNGVCLQKREVSSITEHKPMVIQPRSPDFRASSLISPPRDALRFQRRE, from the exons ATGCATTGCCTGAGCAGGAAGCCCAGGTCATATCTGCTGAACTCCTACAGTGATTTCCAGGAGACTGATGAGATTGCCAGAGAATCGTATGAGGCCACCTGGTTAGACCTACTGATGGAGACGAGACCAGAATATAA GATGACACTTGTTGAGAAGGACTCAGTAAGAAAAGAGAGCTACGAAAGTAAGCAGGTGGTTCATTTCAAAGTGCGACGATTTCCAAACCAGATGATTCGCATGGGGAGAGAGGGCGAGCCAATGTTGGAATATCGTTTACCTTACAGAAACATTCTCCCAATACCAATATTTGTGCCCAGAGACGCCACACAGCCGGACGTGACCCGCGAGCCCTCGCCTTCTAGAATAAAATCCGCCATGGACACTGAGACTAGTTTAAATGGAGTTTGCCTTCAAAAGAGAGAGGTCTCCTCCATTACCGAACATAAACCAATGGTAATCCAACCCAGGAGTCCAGACTTCAGAGCGTCCAGCCTCATCTCTCCACCACGAGACGCGCTCCGCTTCCAGCGACGAGAGTGA
- the ccdc127a gene encoding coiled-coil domain-containing protein 127a: protein MLDVFNGILHNRPGCREALYAKHFRLFKSFSMNDLNDPPRWNIRPEPAGDDGSRWNYALLVPMIGLAAFRWIWTRESQSQIQDMKNKYDSDMAVITRDLELKYRETLTENRRTAAHLEIELEKERQRVQGYRKALISQSQQLMEERKQLQQERRDLEEEKNHLLQSGVAGVALRKALQQEEEWQRRAQALLQELEVQLVERQEAFCSILLPREHRLEMEKNLLLKVAKNPVGAELNLEDDLRDIFKNDRHCADLLNMDKRKNGNLMWLYLRYWQLQVTLQKHKRAEETLKGASPYSSRP, encoded by the exons ATGTTGGatgtttttaatggaatattacATAATCGTCCAGGCTGTCGGGAAGCACTTTATGCAAAACACTTTAGATTGTTCAAG AGCTTCTCCATGAACGACCTGAATGATCCTCCTAGATGGAATATTAGACCAGAGCCAGCTGGAGATGACGGGAGCAGGTGGAATTATGCCCTGCTGGTGCCCATGATCGGGCTGGCAGCATTTC GTTGGATATGGACTCGAGAATCACAGAGCCAGATCCAAGATATGAAGAACAAGTATGACAGCGACATGGCAGTCATTACCAGAGACCTGGAGCTGAAGTACAGGGAGACGCTGACGGAAAACCGGCGGACAGCAGCACACCTGGAGATTGAGCTTGAGAAGGAACGCCAGCGTGTGCAGGGCTACAGGAAAGCCCTGATCTCTCAGAGTCAACAGCTCATGGAGGAACGGAAGCAGCTTCAGCAGGAACGGCGGGATCTGGAGGAGGAGAAGAACCACCTGCTGCAGTCTGGAGTGGCCGGGGTGGCGCTGCGGAAAGCCCTGCAGCAAGAGGAGGAGTGGCAGCGCAGGGCTCAGGCTCTACTACAGGAACTGGAGGTGCAGCTAGTGGAGAGGCAGGAAGCTTTCTGCAGCATCCTCTTGCCACGGGAACATCGTCTGGAGATGGAGAAGAACCTGCTGCTGAAGGTGGCTAAAAACCCGGTGGGTGCCGAGCTGAACCTAGAGGACGATCTCAGGGACATTTTTAAGAACGACAGACACTGTGCAGATTTATTGAACATGGATAAGCGCAAGAATGGGAATTTGATGTGGCTGTATCTCAGGTACTGGCAGCTGCAGGTCACTCTGCAGAAACACAAGAGGGCAGAGGAGACACTCAAAGGAGCATCGCCATACTCCAGCAGACCTTGA
- the mrpl32 gene encoding 39S ribosomal protein L32, mitochondrial — protein MSLSGLLQFVGRSLQRLELSLWQAAGFDRFGPALAVNGPGILPQSHHSSDDENAQPSFLDSIFWMAAPKKRRTIEVNRCRRRNPNKLIEVKYNIEPCPECGNMKLKHTLCGFCYEKVRKETAMIRKQISIMEGGPLNTPAVESVVLYENETPSDADKGKRIVERNRKRPYWFNM, from the exons ATGTCATTATCGGGTTTACTTCAGTTTGTTGGTCGATCTCTGCAGCGTCTGGAACTTAGTTTATGGCAAGCGGCGGGATTTGACCGCTTCG GTCCAGCTCTGGCAGTAAATGGTCCCGGGATTCTTCCTCAATCCCATCACAGCAGCGATGATGAAAACGCTCAGCCCAGTTTCTTGGACAGTATCTTTTGGATGGCCGCACCTAAAAAGAGACGAACTATTGAAGTAAATCGCTGCAGAAGACGAAACCCGAATAAACTGATAGAAGTCAAG TACAACATTGAGCCATGTCCAGAGTGTGGCAACATGAAACTGAAGCATACTCTGTGTGGATTCTGCTATGAAAAGGTCAGGAAGGAGACAGCAATGATACGGAAGCAAATCTCCATCATGGAAGGCGGACCTCTCAACACTCCTGCTGTGGAGTCTGTTGTTTTGTATGAAAATGAAACGCCCTCTGATGCAGATAAAGGCAAGAGAATCGTAGAACGCAACAGGAAACGTCCATATTGGTTTAACATGTAA
- the psma2a gene encoding proteasome subunit alpha type-2 codes for MADRGYSFSLTTFSPSGKLVQIEYALAAVAAGAPSVGIKASNGVVLATEKKQKSILYDEQSVHKVEPITKHIGMVYSGMGPDYRVLVRRARKLAQQYFLVYQEPIPTGQLVQRVASVMQEYTQSGGVRPFGVSLLIAGWDEDRPYLFQSDPSGAYFAWKATAMGKNYVNGKTFLEKRYNEDLELEDAIHTAILTLKESFEGQMTEDNIEVGICNEAGFRRLTPAEVKDYLAAIA; via the exons ATGGCAGACAGAGGGTACAGTTTCTCCCTCACCACTTTCAG CCCTTCAGGGAAGTTGGTCCAGATTGAATATGCTCTGGCAGCTGTAGCGGCTGGTGCTCCTTCGGTTggaataaaag CTTCAAACGGTGTTGTTCTTGCTACGGAAAAGAAGCAGAAATCTATACTGTATGATGAGCAAAGTGTTCACAAAGTAGAGCCCATAACCAAACACATCGGTATGGTCTACAGTGGCATGGGTCCGGACTACAG GGTCCTGGTGCGAAGGGCACGAAAGCTGGCTCAGCAGTACTTCCTGGTCTATCAGGAGCCTATTCCTACAGGCCAGCTTGTTCAGAGAGTGGCCTCTGTTATGCAGGAGTACACACAATCAGG AGGAGTTCGGCCATTTGGGGTTTCGCTCCTGATTGCTGGCTGGGATGAAGATCGCCCATACCTTTTCCAGTCTGACCCCTCG GGAGCATACTTTGCATGGAAAGCCACGGCGATGGGGAAGAACTATGTGAATGGGAAAACATTCCTTGAAAAAAG ATACAACGAGGATCTGGAACTGGAAGATGCGATTCACACTGCTATTCTGACTCTTAAG GAAAGCTTTGAAGGTCAAATGACTGAAGACAACATTGAGGTGGGAATCTGCAATGAAGCAGGATTTAGGCGACTGACCCCAGCGGAGGTGAAAGACTATCTAGCTGCCATTGCTTAA